A window from Deltaproteobacteria bacterium encodes these proteins:
- the rmuC gene encoding DNA recombination protein RmuC, which produces MDGLSIIIGLCLGLVIGGAAVWLISRATQQQASADMKTEMARLETTLELERKQTAEKLALLDQAKDQMADAFAALSSEALKSSNQSFLELAKATLEKYQAEAKGDLEQRQKAVEHLVSPLRESLDKVNVHVRELEKAREKAYGGLQEQVKSLLYTQERLQDETGKLVKALRSPVVRGRWGEIQLKRVVEMAGMLPYCDFVEQASVTTEEGRLRPDLIVRLPGGKIVVVDAKTPLEAYLDAQETEDEEVRLAKLKDHARQVRDHMGKLSARAYQEQFDSTPEFVVMFLPGENFFSAALEQDARLIEKGVTERVILATPTTLIALLRAVAYGWQQEKIAESAQKISELGRSLHERLGILAEHFSGVGRGLDRAVEAFNKAVGSLEGRVLPDIRRFTELGVSTKEEIPTIEPVERPTRSLQAPELLNPPESPEIETDKPEE; this is translated from the coding sequence GAAGACCGAGATGGCGCGGCTGGAAACGACCCTGGAGCTTGAAAGAAAGCAGACCGCAGAGAAGCTCGCCCTCCTCGATCAGGCCAAAGACCAGATGGCCGACGCTTTTGCCGCCCTGTCCTCTGAAGCCTTGAAAAGCAGCAACCAGTCTTTCCTCGAACTGGCCAAGGCCACCCTGGAGAAATACCAGGCCGAGGCTAAGGGGGACCTGGAACAAAGGCAGAAGGCGGTGGAGCACCTTGTTTCTCCGCTCAGGGAATCACTGGATAAGGTCAATGTTCACGTCCGGGAACTGGAAAAAGCCCGGGAAAAGGCCTATGGCGGCTTACAGGAACAGGTGAAATCCCTTCTTTATACCCAGGAAAGACTGCAGGACGAGACCGGGAAGCTGGTTAAGGCGCTCCGGTCGCCGGTGGTGCGCGGCCGATGGGGCGAGATTCAACTAAAGCGCGTCGTCGAGATGGCCGGGATGCTGCCTTACTGTGATTTTGTGGAACAGGCCTCGGTGACCACCGAGGAGGGGCGGCTCCGGCCCGACCTCATCGTCAGGCTTCCGGGTGGTAAAATTGTGGTCGTGGACGCCAAGACCCCGCTTGAGGCCTATCTTGACGCTCAGGAAACCGAAGACGAGGAGGTGAGGTTGGCGAAATTGAAGGATCACGCCCGCCAGGTTCGGGATCACATGGGAAAGCTAAGCGCCAGGGCCTACCAGGAGCAGTTTGATTCGACCCCTGAGTTTGTGGTGATGTTCTTGCCTGGAGAAAACTTCTTTAGCGCGGCCCTGGAACAGGACGCGCGCCTTATCGAAAAGGGCGTGACCGAGCGCGTGATCCTGGCGACGCCGACCACGCTCATCGCCCTGCTCCGCGCCGTGGCTTATGGCTGGCAGCAGGAAAAGATCGCGGAAAGCGCTCAGAAAATTAGCGAACTAGGCCGCAGCCTCCACGAACGGCTGGGCATACTGGCCGAACATTTCTCCGGAGTAGGCCGGGGCCTGGATCGGGCCGTGGAAGCCTTTAATAAAGCGGTCGGTTCCCTGGAAGGGCGTGTCCTGCCCGACATTCGCCGCTTTACCGAACTGGGAGTTTCAACCAAGGAAGAAATCCCGACCATCGAGCCGGTCGAACGGCCAACCAGGAGCCTCCAGGCCCCGGAACTGCTGAACCCGCCGGAATCCCCGGAAATCGAGACGGATAAACCCGAAGAATAA
- a CDS encoding AmpG family muropeptide MFS transporter, with protein MVAMFMGFSCGLPLLLTITLLQAWMKEEGVDLTLIGLMALVGLPYSLKFIWAPFLDRFTLPFLGRRRGWLLLAQIALMLSIAGLGQTNPGKSPWVLAMVALLVTFFSASQDIVVDAYRREDLPDRELGLGSSLYVNGYRVGMLLASGGGLVMADQMSYARVYLIMALCMLVGVVTTLLTSEPEVPAGTPKSIREAIFDPFIEYFSRSGALWILTFILLYKIGDQMASTMTIPFYLDIGFTKTEIGAVVKVFGFWATIVGSLLGGVIMLYQGIGRSLWVFGFLQAISTAGFAVLSKIGHSIPGLTAVIAFENLSSGMGTAAFIGFMASLTNKKFTATQYALLTSLMGVPRVLASAPTGFLAKNMGWFSFFVFCALIAIPGLLILFYIVPWTKEARPAGRSLR; from the coding sequence ATGGTAGCTATGTTTATGGGTTTTTCCTGCGGTCTGCCGCTTCTGCTGACCATTACTCTTTTGCAGGCCTGGATGAAGGAAGAGGGAGTTGATCTGACCCTGATCGGGCTGATGGCCCTGGTCGGGCTGCCTTACTCCTTGAAATTCATCTGGGCGCCTTTTTTAGACCGGTTCACCCTGCCTTTTTTAGGTCGCCGCCGGGGCTGGCTGCTACTGGCTCAGATTGCCTTGATGCTTTCCATAGCCGGGCTGGGGCAGACGAACCCGGGAAAAAGTCCCTGGGTTCTGGCTATGGTGGCTCTTCTGGTGACCTTTTTCAGTGCCAGCCAGGACATCGTCGTAGACGCTTACCGGCGGGAGGATCTGCCTGACCGGGAGCTTGGCCTCGGGTCCTCGCTGTACGTCAATGGATACAGGGTTGGCATGCTGCTGGCCTCGGGCGGCGGTCTGGTCATGGCGGACCAAATGTCCTATGCCAGGGTGTACCTGATCATGGCGCTCTGCATGCTGGTCGGGGTGGTGACGACCTTGCTGACATCGGAACCTGAGGTCCCGGCTGGCACGCCCAAGAGCATCCGAGAAGCCATCTTCGATCCTTTTATCGAGTATTTTTCTCGTTCCGGCGCACTCTGGATCCTGACCTTTATCCTGCTTTACAAGATCGGCGATCAGATGGCCAGCACTATGACCATCCCTTTTTACCTCGATATCGGGTTCACCAAGACCGAGATCGGCGCGGTGGTCAAAGTTTTTGGGTTCTGGGCCACCATCGTCGGGAGTCTGCTTGGCGGCGTGATCATGCTTTACCAAGGCATCGGCCGGTCGCTCTGGGTCTTTGGCTTCCTGCAGGCCATTTCCACGGCTGGCTTTGCTGTTCTATCCAAAATCGGCCACAGTATTCCGGGACTGACGGCCGTAATCGCCTTTGAAAACCTGAGCAGCGGCATGGGAACCGCGGCCTTTATCGGGTTCATGGCCAGCCTGACCAATAAGAAGTTTACCGCGACACAGTATGCGCTTCTGACCAGCCTCATGGGAGTGCCTCGCGTCCTGGCCTCAGCCCCCACCGGGTTTCTGGCCAAAAACATGGGATGGTTTTCTTTCTTTGTCTTTTGCGCCCTGATCGCCATCCCCGGCCTCCTCATTCTGTTTTATATCGTTCCCTGGACAAAGGAGGCGAGGCCGGCCGGGAGGAGCTTGCGCTAA
- a CDS encoding methyltransferase domain-containing protein: MSAPFDYNESNAQARYDKGRSLPPDTLRLWAEVIARHLPRHEIKTILDLGCGTGRFTALLAETFSARVYGIEPSEKMLSQAREKAPSPSITFLRGSAEDIPLPDHTADMLFLSMVFHHIQNKEKAIIGFRRALRGKGYVLIRTSTRQSLETYFWLQFFPKAMEIELSRAPDRAELIVFFKHHGFDLIAHPIVNQRFAKDHMEYFEKLSTRALSSLEAISDQDFHEGLARLKAFCHRHNTGQPVYEEINFFIFQMNDLPFLAK; this comes from the coding sequence ATGTCTGCTCCGTTTGATTATAACGAATCCAATGCGCAGGCGCGCTACGACAAAGGCAGAAGCCTGCCTCCCGATACCCTGCGGCTGTGGGCTGAGGTCATAGCCCGTCATCTGCCTCGTCACGAAATAAAGACCATCTTAGACCTTGGGTGCGGCACAGGCCGGTTCACCGCTCTCCTGGCCGAAACCTTTTCGGCCAGGGTATACGGGATTGAGCCTTCTGAGAAAATGCTCTCCCAGGCCAGGGAGAAGGCTCCTTCCCCGTCCATCACCTTCCTGCGTGGATCGGCCGAAGATATTCCGCTTCCCGACCATACGGCGGACATGCTTTTTCTCTCCATGGTCTTTCACCACATCCAGAACAAAGAAAAGGCGATTATCGGTTTCAGAAGAGCCTTGAGGGGCAAGGGCTATGTCTTGATTCGCACTTCCACCCGGCAGAGTCTCGAGACCTACTTCTGGCTTCAATTCTTCCCAAAAGCCATGGAAATAGAGCTGAGCCGCGCGCCTGATCGGGCGGAACTGATTGTCTTTTTTAAACATCATGGTTTCGACCTTATCGCCCATCCCATTGTCAATCAGCGCTTTGCAAAGGATCACATGGAGTACTTTGAGAAATTGAGCACCCGGGCTCTGTCGAGTCTTGAGGCGATTTCGGATCAGGATTTTCATGAGGGGCTTGCCCGGTTAAAGGCCTTTTGCCATCGGCATAATACTGGGCAGCCTGTTTACGAAGAGATTAATTTTTTTATCTTTCAAATGAATGACCTTCCTTTCTTGGCCAAGTAA
- a CDS encoding adenylosuccinate synthetase, protein MALTLLDILSYLDEIPVCTAYEIKGKVRHDFPVEVNGHVCSV, encoded by the coding sequence ATGGCCTTGACCTTACTGGACATCCTGAGCTACCTTGATGAAATCCCTGTTTGTACAGCCTATGAAATCAAAGGGAAGGTGAGGCACGATTTTCCGGTTGAGGTAAACGGGCATGTCTGCTCCGTTTGA